The Acidipropionibacterium virtanenii DNA segment CGTACCGGAGGGGTGCCGAGCACCTCCTTGGTCTGCCCCTCGAACTGCGGTTCGGCCAGCCGTACGGTGACCACTGCGGTGAGCCCCTCCAGGACGTCGTCCTTGACGACCTCCTCAGAGCTCTTGAGGAGCCGGGTGCCGTCCAGCGCTGCGCTGTAGGCCTTCAGCAGGCCCTGCTCGAATCCCTGGAGGTGGGTTCCGCCCTTCGGCGTGGCGATGATGTTGACGAAGGACTTCTCGACGGTCTCGTATCCGGTCCCCCACCTCAACGCCACATCCACCTCGAGATTGCGGTGTACATCGGTGGGTGTCATGGCGCCGGTGGCGTCCAGTTCGGGGACGGTCTCGGTGAAGGAGTCCGAGCCCTGGAGTCGGAGCACCTCGCAGATCGGCTGATCCGGGGCGAGGGATTCGGCGAATTCCGAGATCCCACCGTCGAAACGCAGCGTCTCGATGATCTCCGGTCGGGTCTCCCCGGTCTCCGGGTCGGTCTGGATGCCTCGCCGATCGGCGACCTCGATCTCGATCCCGGGCACCAGGAATGCGGTCTGTCGGGCCCTGTCGAGGAGTTTGCGCCAGGAGAGCTGGGCGTCGGGCAGGAAGATCTGGCGGTCGGGCCAGTACCGGACCCGGGTGGCCGTGACCCCCCGTGCAGCCCGTCGGAGCTTGTTGATCCCCGATCCGGGGGTGAACGGAGCATCGGGACCGTCGCCGTCGAAGCGGCCCGGGACGCCGCGCCGGAAGCTCATGCCCCAGGTGCTGCCCTTTCGGTCGACCTCCACGTCGAGCCGGGTGGACAGTGCGTTGACCACCGAGGCGCCGACGCCGTGCAGGCCGCCGGAGGCCTTGTAGGCTCCTCCGCCGAATTTCCCGCCGGCATGCAGCCTGGTGTAGACCACCTCGACGCCGCTGAGGCCGGTCCTGGGTTCGGTGTCGACCGGGATGCCCCGGCCCTGGTCGGTGACGAGGATCGACCCGTCGGCCTCCAGGGCCACGGTGATCCGGTCGCCGTATCCGGCGAGGGCCTCATCGACCCCGTTGTCGAAGATCTCCCACAGGCAGTGCATCAGGCCCCGGGTGTCGGTCGAGCCGATGTACATCGCCGGCCTCTTGCGGACCGCCTCCAGGCCCTCGAGGACGAGGATGCTCCGCGCCCCGTACTCCTTGGGCTGGTCGGTCCTGACTGTCCGGGATTGCTGCGTCGTGGTCACGGGATGAGACTACCGGGCCGCTCCGACATCGCCGGGGCACGGCCGCCGGTGGGCGGGGCGGCGGGGGCCCGCTGGTGCGGCCCGTTACGATGGGGAACATATCGGGCCGACGGTGCGTTCCACTGGCGGTTCGCGGGACCGCAGATCGCGGTCCTGGCACCGGTACTGCCGGACGGGAGTACCAGATCCTACTGAGGAGGTTGCCATGAGTACCACGATGATCGAGGACCGCGCACTCACCGCTTCCGATCGTTGCGACCGTTGCGGCGCGCAGGCGTACTTCCGTGTGACCCTCCACAACGGCGGGGAGCTGCTGTTCTGCGCCCACCACGCCAAGGCCCACGAGGACAAGCTGAGACAGGTCGCACTGTCGATCCAGGATGAGAGCGGACGACTGAGCTGAACTGATATCGCATCACCCGAGCGCGGGCACCGGATCCTTCCGGTGCCCGCGTCGTCATGTCAGCCTGACCATCCGTTGCATGATGATGCCGCCCAGCGAGTTGTCGGTGGAGTCGTTGTCGACCTCGAAGCCGTGTCTGCGGAAGAAGGAGATCGCCCGCCGGTTGTCCTGGAAGACCCACACGTAGGCCGCCGAACTGCCCAGGGCCTCGTCGATGAGGGCGTCGGAGGCCCCGCAGGTGCGGGCCTCCGGCAGGACATGGAGGGTCGACAGCTCCAGGGGGGTCGGAGCGTCGCTGGCATTGCTGATCTGGGTCAGTGCCACACCGACGATCTTCATGTCGAGACGGTCCGACAGGACCCAGAACTGCCCTCCGGCGTCCATGAGTTCATTCCACTGCTCGATCGTGGTGTGCACGGTGTCCGGCCCGGTGAGAGCCTCGAGAGCATCATCGGGGATCACCCCCCTGCCGATCTCGCGCAGGCAGACGGCCTGCACGGCCGCCGCCTGAGGAAGATCCTGCCGGCGCGCCGGCTTGACGACGAACCGGCCCGGCCCCTGCTCCACCGTTGCGCTCGACTCACCTGCTCTGCTCGACGTTCCCATGGGGCGAGCCTAGCGGGCGGGAGTCCGCCCTGTCCCCCGCTCAGTCCAAGTAATCGCGAAGCACCTGGGAGCGACTCGG contains these protein-coding regions:
- a CDS encoding DUF7455 domain-containing protein, translated to MSTTMIEDRALTASDRCDRCGAQAYFRVTLHNGGELLFCAHHAKAHEDKLRQVALSIQDESGRLS
- a CDS encoding GNAT family N-acetyltransferase; this encodes MGTSSRAGESSATVEQGPGRFVVKPARRQDLPQAAAVQAVCLREIGRGVIPDDALEALTGPDTVHTTIEQWNELMDAGGQFWVLSDRLDMKIVGVALTQISNASDAPTPLELSTLHVLPEARTCGASDALIDEALGSSAAYVWVFQDNRRAISFFRRHGFEVDNDSTDNSLGGIIMQRMVRLT
- a CDS encoding DNA gyrase/topoisomerase IV subunit B, encoding MTTTQQSRTVRTDQPKEYGARSILVLEGLEAVRKRPAMYIGSTDTRGLMHCLWEIFDNGVDEALAGYGDRITVALEADGSILVTDQGRGIPVDTEPRTGLSGVEVVYTRLHAGGKFGGGAYKASGGLHGVGASVVNALSTRLDVEVDRKGSTWGMSFRRGVPGRFDGDGPDAPFTPGSGINKLRRAARGVTATRVRYWPDRQIFLPDAQLSWRKLLDRARQTAFLVPGIEIEVADRRGIQTDPETGETRPEIIETLRFDGGISEFAESLAPDQPICEVLRLQGSDSFTETVPELDATGAMTPTDVHRNLEVDVALRWGTGYETVEKSFVNIIATPKGGTHLQGFEQGLLKAYSAALDGTRLLKSSEEVVKDDVLEGLTAVVTVRLAEPQFEGQTKEVLGTPPVRRLVARIVEKELTAYLTSSRSAVKPVARALLEKAVNASRTRVAARAHKENQRRKNALESSHLPPKLKDCRSSDPDSTELFIVEGDSALGTANVARNSEHQALLPIRGKILNVQKADLGAMLRNLECASIIQVVGAGSGKTFDIDQARYGKVIFMADADSDGAHIRTLLATLFFKYMRPMIEAGRVYSAVPPLHRFELINPKRGMDKYLYTYSDAEYQRTLASLTKKGVRFKEPQRYKGLGEMDASQLKETTMDPRHRMLRRITIDDAEEAEETFKILMGNDVAPRKEFIVQGAYRLDQEQIDA